A portion of the Oxynema aestuarii AP17 genome contains these proteins:
- a CDS encoding nSTAND1 domain-containing NTPase yields the protein MKRALVVGINNYRHLKNLRTPANDANALARRLREIGFDDIRGLPVVSTLEAWQVDAGEDAEKPKQLCHDELERAIDWLFAIDDNSNIPETALLFFAGHGLRQVKGRFTQGFLATSRANPENNSTEKWGVSLSYLRQVLEHSPVKQQIAILDCCHSGELFNYKEADPGQSERVTRCLISACGAPELAYESTTAEHSVFAEALLQGLQQEGVVSTVTLSHYLIQALEPCGQTPKAINRDGEIILIDPDKEPLREREKAVVTGKNPYKGLAAFQKEDAPYFFGRQKLTKTLVNRIHDDSFLAVLGISGSGKSSVVRAGLIPELEKGDRFPDTQSWKIYDPFKPGDDPLESLARVLVDERHSLEQVNAELAQGAEGLQRLIAETEAPAVVLVVDQFEQIFTQRQSHAKRQQFLDCLLGALNHCRGDSRIAPTPGAIQTRHTPHIDSDPPLSKGGRGGYSPSLRVVITMRADFVGECAEYPQLAQLIETNNKIVGQMQEAELREAIAKPAEKEGWTIPEDLQNEIVKDVQQSPGSLPLLQYLLYELWDWRDRGLKVKTYQDMGGVLGTLQTQADKVYNSLDPEEQTVAKSIFLELTQLVEEDKPTCRQVRKTRLTDLPPSPEKVETVLAKLEDARLIVTGELQARGNNGDKIKVVDVAHEALIRNWNTLKQWLGENRQIKRQRDELKDKAQDWENKGKRREGLLRGIDLSDAEAFVRRYGETGIALEYVQKSIRQQRITHILSIGTVATVLTVVTGLWLNAQRQATIANLRAKAAQAQQLLTTSQPLGGLVLAIQATGESQDQLGRVMSSVQSSLRASIQTPGEQNRFQGHQDWVVAVAFSPDGETVVSGSADNTLRLWTRQGEPIGEPWRGHQNSVVAVAFSPDGETVVSGSADNTLRLWTRQGEPIGEPWRGHQNSVWAVAFSPDGETVVSGSADNTLRLWTRQGEPIGEPWRGHQNWVVAVAFSPDGETVVSGSADNTLRLWTRQGEPIGEPWRGHQNWVVAVAFSPDGETVVSGSRDGTLRLWTRQGEPIGEPWRGHQNSVGAVAFSPDGETVVSGSADNTLRLWTRQGEPIGEPWRGHQDWVWAVAFSPDGETVVSGSADNTLRLWTRQGEPIGEPWRGHQNSVWAVAFSPDGETVVSGSADNTLRLWTRQGEPIGEPWRGHQNSVVAVAFSPDGETVVSGSRDGTLRLWTRQGEPIGEPWRGHQNSVWAVAFSPDGETVVSGSADNTVRLWTRQGEPIGEPWRGHQNWVGAVAFSPDGETVVSGSRDGTLRLWTRQGEPIGEPWRGHQNWVGAVAFSPDGETVVSGSRDGTLRLWTRQGEPIGEPWRGHQNSVWAVAFSPDGETVVSGSADNTLRLWHAGDWKIWLQMACNQLQYHPVLVHPQTDIARDAGKTCQKYAWSPTESADFLVRHGKAIARDGDFSGAVTQFNRALKLDDSLDLDPESEARELAVPALIAQGEELAREAQVEEARAKFQQAVKLDETLDLDPEAEAIEIATSTLVKQGEQLAGEGQVDEAVAKFQQAVTVDETLDLDPEAKATELGVPVLVAQGKELAGEGKVDEAAEKFQAALKWDETLKLDPKSEATQIAASALVEQGKQLAREGRVDAAIEKFQQALKLDDSLDLDPEADARQLAAAAWVDKAKQFAADRKYKAAIEAYTEAEKLDPNLEISARTWNNLCWYGSLRGEAEAALAACENAVQLAPNDANPRGNLGIAKALTGDTEGAIQAFENFIELSENEGVQEVVQGYIDTLRAGENPFTEEEIKRLLGE from the coding sequence ATGAAGCGAGCTTTAGTCGTTGGGATTAACAATTATCGGCATTTAAAAAACCTGCGAACCCCCGCCAATGATGCCAATGCATTAGCCCGACGACTGCGAGAAATTGGCTTTGACGATATCCGGGGACTCCCTGTAGTCTCGACCCTGGAAGCATGGCAGGTGGATGCGGGGGAAGACGCTGAAAAGCCGAAACAATTGTGCCATGATGAATTAGAACGGGCGATCGATTGGTTATTTGCGATCGATGATAATAGCAACATCCCGGAAACTGCCCTGCTGTTTTTTGCCGGACATGGGTTGCGACAGGTGAAAGGTCGCTTCACCCAAGGATTTCTAGCCACCAGTCGCGCCAACCCCGAGAATAACAGCACCGAGAAATGGGGGGTATCCCTGTCATACTTGCGGCAAGTTTTAGAACACAGTCCCGTCAAACAGCAAATCGCGATCCTCGACTGCTGCCATTCCGGGGAACTCTTCAATTATAAAGAAGCAGACCCGGGACAATCGGAACGAGTGACGCGCTGTTTGATATCCGCTTGTGGCGCGCCGGAATTGGCGTATGAGTCCACCACAGCCGAACATAGCGTATTCGCCGAGGCATTATTGCAAGGGTTGCAGCAGGAGGGCGTCGTGAGTACCGTCACCCTCTCTCACTATCTCATCCAAGCGTTAGAACCTTGCGGGCAAACCCCAAAAGCTATCAACCGCGACGGCGAGATTATCTTAATCGACCCGGACAAAGAACCGTTACGGGAACGCGAGAAAGCGGTGGTGACGGGGAAAAATCCCTATAAAGGATTGGCCGCCTTTCAAAAAGAAGACGCCCCCTATTTCTTCGGTCGCCAGAAACTGACGAAAACCTTAGTCAATCGCATCCATGACGATTCATTTTTGGCAGTATTGGGGATTTCTGGCAGTGGGAAATCCTCGGTGGTCAGGGCCGGATTAATTCCCGAATTGGAGAAAGGAGATCGCTTCCCCGACACCCAATCCTGGAAAATTTACGACCCCTTCAAACCCGGAGACGACCCCCTAGAGAGTTTAGCCCGCGTCTTGGTAGACGAACGCCATTCCTTGGAACAGGTTAACGCCGAACTCGCCCAAGGGGCCGAAGGCTTACAACGGCTGATTGCCGAAACCGAAGCCCCGGCGGTGGTGTTGGTCGTAGATCAATTCGAGCAAATTTTTACCCAACGTCAAAGTCACGCCAAACGCCAACAATTTTTGGATTGTTTATTGGGGGCATTAAACCATTGTAGGGGCGATTCGCGAATCGCCCCTACACCAGGGGCAATTCAAACCCGACACACCCCCCACATCGACTCCGACCCCCCCCTTTCCAAGGGGGGCCGGGGGGGATACTCCCCCTCCCTACGGGTCGTAATCACCATGCGGGCGGATTTTGTCGGGGAATGTGCCGAATATCCCCAACTGGCGCAACTCATCGAAACGAATAATAAAATTGTTGGCCAAATGCAGGAGGCGGAGTTACGCGAAGCCATTGCTAAACCCGCCGAGAAAGAAGGATGGACCATCCCAGAAGACCTGCAAAACGAGATAGTGAAAGACGTGCAGCAGTCCCCGGGAAGCTTGCCCTTATTGCAATACCTCCTGTACGAACTGTGGGATTGGAGAGATCGCGGTTTGAAGGTGAAAACCTACCAAGACATGGGCGGCGTACTCGGAACCCTACAAACGCAAGCGGATAAGGTTTATAACTCCCTCGACCCAGAAGAACAGACCGTCGCCAAGAGCATCTTCCTCGAACTCACCCAACTGGTGGAAGAGGACAAACCCACCTGCAGACAAGTCCGCAAAACCCGGTTAACCGACTTACCCCCCTCCCCAGAAAAAGTAGAAACCGTACTGGCGAAATTAGAAGACGCCCGCTTAATCGTCACCGGCGAACTGCAAGCCAGAGGGAACAACGGGGATAAAATCAAGGTAGTGGATGTCGCCCACGAAGCGCTGATTCGCAACTGGAATACCTTAAAGCAGTGGCTAGGCGAAAACCGGCAAATCAAGCGTCAAAGAGACGAACTCAAAGACAAAGCGCAAGATTGGGAAAACAAAGGCAAACGCCGAGAGGGGTTGTTGCGGGGGATAGATTTATCTGATGCAGAGGCATTTGTGCGACGCTATGGGGAAACCGGAATCGCACTAGAGTACGTGCAGAAAAGTATCCGCCAGCAACGCATCACCCACATTCTCAGTATTGGCACCGTCGCCACCGTGTTGACCGTCGTCACCGGACTCTGGCTGAATGCCCAACGCCAAGCCACCATCGCCAACTTGCGGGCTAAAGCAGCCCAGGCGCAACAGTTGCTGACCACTTCCCAACCGTTAGGGGGATTAGTGCTGGCGATACAGGCGACGGGAGAGAGTCAAGACCAATTGGGGCGAGTGATGAGTTCGGTGCAAAGTAGCTTGCGCGCCAGCATTCAAACCCCCGGAGAACAAAATCGCTTCCAAGGCCATCAGGATTGGGTCGTGGCCGTGGCCTTCAGCCCCGACGGCGAGACCGTCGTCAGTGGCAGTGCGGACAACACCCTGCGCTTGTGGACCCGCCAGGGGGAACCCATCGGCGAACCCTGGCGCGGCCATCAGAATTCGGTCGTGGCCGTGGCCTTCAGCCCCGACGGCGAGACCGTCGTCAGTGGCAGTGCGGACAACACCCTGCGCTTGTGGACCCGCCAGGGGGAACCCATCGGCGAACCCTGGCGCGGCCATCAGAATTCGGTCTGGGCCGTGGCCTTCAGCCCCGACGGCGAGACCGTCGTCAGTGGCAGTGCGGACAACACCCTGCGCTTGTGGACCCGCCAGGGGGAACCCATCGGCGAACCCTGGCGCGGCCATCAGAATTGGGTCGTGGCCGTCGCCTTCAGCCCCGACGGCGAGACCGTCGTCAGTGGCAGTGCGGACAACACCCTGCGCTTGTGGACCCGCCAGGGGGAACCCATCGGCGAACCCTGGCGCGGCCATCAGAATTGGGTCGTGGCCGTCGCCTTCAGCCCCGACGGCGAGACCGTCGTCAGTGGCAGTAGGGACGGTACCCTGCGCTTGTGGACCCGCCAGGGGGAACCCATCGGCGAACCCTGGCGCGGCCATCAGAATTCGGTCGGGGCCGTGGCCTTCAGCCCCGACGGCGAGACCGTCGTCAGTGGCAGTGCGGACAACACCCTGCGCTTGTGGACCCGCCAGGGGGAACCCATCGGCGAACCCTGGCGCGGCCATCAGGATTGGGTCTGGGCCGTGGCCTTCAGCCCCGACGGCGAGACCGTCGTCAGTGGCAGTGCGGACAACACCCTGCGCTTGTGGACCCGCCAGGGGGAACCCATCGGCGAACCCTGGCGCGGCCATCAGAATTCGGTCTGGGCCGTGGCCTTCAGCCCCGACGGCGAGACCGTCGTCAGTGGCAGTGCGGACAACACCCTGCGCTTGTGGACCCGCCAGGGGGAACCCATCGGCGAACCCTGGCGCGGCCATCAGAATTCGGTCGTGGCCGTCGCCTTCAGCCCCGACGGCGAGACCGTCGTCAGTGGCAGTAGGGACGGTACCCTGCGCTTGTGGACCCGCCAGGGGGAACCCATCGGCGAACCCTGGCGCGGCCATCAGAATTCGGTCTGGGCCGTGGCCTTCAGCCCCGACGGCGAGACCGTCGTCAGTGGCAGTGCGGACAACACCGTGCGCTTGTGGACCCGCCAGGGGGAACCCATCGGCGAACCCTGGCGCGGCCATCAGAATTGGGTCGGGGCCGTCGCCTTCAGCCCCGACGGGGAGACCGTCGTCAGTGGCAGTAGGGACGGTACCCTGCGCTTGTGGACCCGCCAGGGGGAACCCATCGGCGAACCCTGGCGCGGCCATCAGAATTGGGTCGGGGCCGTCGCCTTCAGCCCCGACGGGGAGACCGTCGTCAGTGGCAGTAGGGACGGTACCCTGCGCTTGTGGACCCGCCAGGGGGAACCCATCGGCGAACCCTGGCGCGGCCATCAGAATTCGGTCTGGGCCGTGGCCTTCAGCCCCGACGGCGAGACCGTCGTCAGTGGCAGTGCGGACAACACCCTGCGCTTGTGGCACGCGGGGGATTGGAAAATTTGGCTGCAAATGGCCTGCAATCAGTTACAGTATCATCCGGTCCTGGTCCACCCGCAAACCGACATCGCCCGGGATGCTGGCAAAACCTGTCAGAAATATGCCTGGAGTCCCACCGAGTCGGCAGATTTTCTCGTCCGTCACGGCAAGGCTATCGCCCGGGATGGCGATTTCTCGGGGGCCGTGACTCAGTTCAACCGCGCCTTGAAACTGGACGACTCTCTCGACCTCGACCCGGAATCGGAAGCCAGAGAACTTGCCGTCCCCGCCTTGATAGCACAAGGGGAAGAGTTAGCCCGGGAAGCCCAAGTAGAGGAAGCGAGAGCGAAATTCCAACAAGCGGTGAAACTGGACGAGACCCTCGACCTCGACCCGGAAGCGGAAGCCATCGAAATTGCCACCTCTACGTTAGTGAAACAAGGGGAACAACTCGCCGGGGAGGGTCAAGTTGACGAAGCTGTGGCCAAATTCCAACAGGCGGTGACTGTGGACGAGACTCTCGACCTCGACCCGGAAGCGAAAGCCACGGAACTCGGCGTCCCCGTTTTAGTGGCACAAGGCAAAGAACTCGCCGGGGAGGGTAAAGTTGACGAAGCTGCGGAAAAATTCCAAGCCGCGTTGAAATGGGATGAAACCCTGAAACTAGACCCGAAATCGGAAGCAACACAAATTGCCGCGTCCGCATTAGTGGAACAAGGGAAACAACTCGCCCGCGAGGGTCGGGTGGATGCAGCGATAGAGAAATTCCAGCAAGCGTTGAAACTGGACGACTCCCTCGACCTCGACCCGGAAGCGGATGCGAGACAACTGGCGGCGGCTGCTTGGGTGGACAAGGCGAAGCAATTCGCGGCAGACCGAAAGTATAAAGCGGCGATTGAGGCTTATACCGAAGCGGAGAAACTCGATCCCAATTTAGAAATTTCTGCCCGAACTTGGAATAACCTGTGTTGGTATGGCAGCTTGCGCGGTGAGGCCGAGGCGGCGCTGGCAGCCTGCGAAAACGCCGTGCAATTAGCACCGAACGATGCCAACCCTCGCGGCAATCTGGGCATCGCCAAAGCCCTCACGGGAGATACGGAAGGGGCGATTCAAGCGTTTGAAAATTTCATCGAATTAAGTGAGAATGAAGGAGTTCAAGAAGTTGTGCAGGGATATATCGATACCTTGCGCGCCGGGGAAAATCCGTTTACCGAGGAGGAGATTAAACGCTTGTTGGGTGAATGA
- the leuC gene encoding 3-isopropylmalate dehydratase large subunit — translation MSKGTLFDKVWDLHTVGTLASGQTQLFIGLHLIHEVTSPQAFAMIRERGLKVLFPERTVATVDHIVPTENQARPFADTLAEEMMQALEKSCQEHQITFYNVGSGRQGIVHAIAPELGLTQPGMTIACGDSHTSTHGAFGAIAFGIGTSQVRDVLASQTLALSKLKVRRIEVNGTLRPGVYAKDVILHIIRKLGVKGGVGYAYEYAGSTFEQMSMEERMTVCNMSIEGGARCGYINPDRVTYDYLKDREFAPKGDDWEKAVTWWENIRSDTDAEYDDVVVFDAAEIPPTVTWGITPGQGIGVDESIPTPDSLPDSERAIAEEAYRYMKLQPGDPIKGTKVDVCFIGSCTNGRLSDLREAAKFAKGRQVSTGIKAFVVPASEQIKKEAEAEGLDKIFVEAGFEWRNPGCSMCLAMNPDKLQGDQISASSSNRNFKGRQGSSEGRTLLMSPAMVVAAAVNGKVADVRELLP, via the coding sequence ATGAGTAAGGGGACCCTTTTCGATAAAGTTTGGGATTTGCATACAGTCGGCACCCTCGCGTCCGGTCAAACCCAACTGTTCATCGGGCTGCACCTCATCCACGAAGTTACCAGCCCCCAAGCCTTCGCCATGATTCGCGAACGGGGACTGAAGGTGCTGTTTCCCGAACGGACCGTCGCCACGGTGGATCACATCGTCCCGACTGAAAACCAAGCCCGTCCCTTTGCCGATACCCTGGCGGAAGAGATGATGCAAGCCTTGGAAAAGAGCTGCCAAGAGCATCAAATTACCTTCTATAACGTCGGCTCCGGGCGCCAGGGCATCGTCCACGCGATCGCCCCCGAACTCGGACTGACCCAACCGGGGATGACGATCGCCTGTGGAGACTCTCACACCTCCACTCACGGCGCCTTTGGGGCGATCGCCTTCGGCATCGGCACCAGCCAAGTGCGCGACGTTCTCGCCTCACAAACCCTCGCCCTGTCCAAACTCAAAGTTCGCCGCATCGAGGTCAACGGCACCCTGCGCCCGGGAGTTTACGCCAAAGACGTTATCCTGCACATCATTCGCAAACTCGGCGTTAAAGGCGGCGTCGGCTACGCCTACGAATACGCGGGCAGCACCTTCGAGCAGATGTCGATGGAAGAACGGATGACCGTTTGCAACATGTCGATCGAAGGGGGCGCCCGATGTGGCTACATCAACCCCGATCGCGTCACCTACGACTACCTCAAAGACCGGGAATTCGCCCCCAAAGGGGACGACTGGGAAAAGGCCGTCACTTGGTGGGAAAACATTCGCAGCGATACCGACGCCGAATATGACGATGTGGTGGTTTTCGATGCCGCCGAGATTCCGCCCACAGTCACCTGGGGAATTACCCCGGGTCAAGGCATCGGCGTAGACGAGAGCATCCCGACCCCGGACAGCTTGCCCGATAGCGAACGGGCGATCGCCGAAGAAGCCTACCGCTACATGAAACTGCAACCCGGCGACCCGATTAAAGGCACCAAAGTCGATGTTTGCTTTATCGGCAGTTGCACCAACGGACGCTTGAGCGACCTGCGCGAAGCCGCCAAATTTGCGAAAGGCCGCCAGGTTTCCACGGGCATCAAAGCGTTTGTCGTTCCCGCCTCGGAGCAGATTAAAAAAGAAGCGGAAGCCGAAGGACTCGACAAAATCTTCGTAGAAGCGGGATTTGAATGGCGCAATCCCGGCTGTTCGATGTGTTTGGCCATGAATCCGGACAAGCTGCAAGGCGATCAAATCAGTGCCTCCTCGTCCAACCGCAACTTTAAAGGGCGGCAAGGATCCTCCGAAGGTCGAACCTTGCTGATGAGTCCGGCGATGGTCGTCGCGGCGGCAGTGAATGGCAAGGTGGCTGATGTCCGCGAGTTGCTCCCGTAG